A genome region from Conger conger chromosome 16, fConCon1.1, whole genome shotgun sequence includes the following:
- the rnf113a gene encoding E3 ubiquitin-protein ligase RNF113A, with amino-acid sequence MADSDEPKATCTFLFKKSSKKFAARKRKASDSEKSGNSDEDKTVIRRQKKTNVPNPMIQKSKRAEREKLSSSESENEKEDKKITVAYKSSRSAKPEGPEDMGATAVYELDTERDKDAQAIFERSQKIQEELEGKEDDKIYRGMNNYHKFIKPKDSTMGNASSGMVRKGPIRAPEHLRATVRWDYQPDICKDYKETGFCGFGDSCKFLHDRSDYKHGWQIERELDEGRYGANDEENYEVSSDDEDLPFKCFICRESFKNPIVTKCRHYFCETCALQHYRKSKRCYVCNVQTNGVFNPAKELMAKIEKHQALADQPPSDNDD; translated from the exons ATGGCCGACTCGGATGAGCCCAAAGCTACCTGCacttttctgtttaaaaaatcAAGCAAGAAATTCGCCGCCCGGAAGAGAAAAGCAAGTGACAGTGAAAAAA GCGGCAACAGCGATGAAGACAAAACAGTCATCAGAAGGCAAAAGAAGACCAACGTTCCCAATCCAATGATTCAGAAG TCAAAGCGTGCAGAGCGGGAGAAGCTGTCCTCTAGCGAGAGCGAAAATGAAAAAGAGGACAAGAAAATCACAGTAGCGTATAAATCATCGCGATCAGCG AAACCAGAGGGTCCCGAGGATATGGGTGCTACTGCTGTCTACGAGCTGGACACGGAGCGAGACAAAGACGCACAGGCCATCTTCGAACGGAGTCAGAAGATCCAAGAA GAACTAGAGGGGAAGGAAGATGATAAAATCTACCGCGGGATGAACAACTACCACAAGTTCATCAAACCCAAAGACTCCACCATGGGAAACGCTTCCTCTGGCATGGTCAG AAAGGGCCCCATTCGGGCTCCGGAGCACCTGAGGGCCACAGTGCGCTGGGACTACCAGCCTGACATCTGCAAGGACTACAAGGAGACAGGCTTCTGTGGATTCGGGG ACAGCTGCAAGTTCCTGCACGACCGATCGGACTATAAACACGGCTGGCAGATCGAGAGGGAGCTGGACGAGGGCCGCTATGGGGCCAACG ATGAGGAGAATTACGAGGTGAGCAGCGATGACGAGGACCTGCCCTTCAAGTGCTTCATCTGCAGAGAGTCCTTCAAAAACCCCATCGTCACCAA GTGCCGGCACTACTTCTGCGAGACCTGCGCGCTGCAGCACTACCGCAAGTCCAAGCGCTGCTACGTCTGCAACGTGCAGACCAACGGCGTCTTCAACCCGGCCAAAG AGCTGATGGCCAAGATCGAGAAGCATCAGGCACTGGCAGACCAGCCTCCCTCCGATAACGACGACTAG
- the LOC133113949 gene encoding STE20-related kinase adapter protein alpha-like isoform X1: MSFLRWVSEKLSVESLRDLDLFGEPAQGSSHRKPHEDSEESLTSLPHRVAMGTFLPDRSSYQLLTVIGRGLEDLMTVNLARYRPTGEHVSIRRIDLESCTNDMVNYLQGELHVSKLFHHPCILPYRSIFIMENELWVITPFMAYGSARDLISTHFTEGMGELAIACILLGLLKALDYIHHMGYVHRSVKASHVLVSADGQVFLSGLRSIFSLIRHGQRVRSVHDFPQYSVKVLPWLSPEVLQQNLQGYDSRSDIYSLGITACELANGHVPFKDMPATQMLLEKLNGTVPCLLDSSTIPTEELTLKASRSGADSGICEGPGASGARHANGDPPSSSHPYNRTFSPHFHAFVELCLQRDPQKRPSANVLLGHSFFKQIKRRPCEALPELLRPVSPITSFQNAQPPDSPSGLASLESSLSQLDMDDWDF; the protein is encoded by the exons CCCCATGAAGACAGCGAGGAGTCGCtgacctccctccctcaccgGGTTGCCATGGGAACCTTCCTGCCCGACCGCTCCTCCTACCAACTCCTCACGGTCATCG gcagggggCTGGAGGACCTGATGACTGTTAACCTGGCCCGATACCGCCCCACCGGGGAGCACGTATCCATCCGCCGCATCGACCTGGAGTCCTGCACCAATGACATGGTCAACTACCTACAG GGGGAGCTCCACGTGTCCAAGCTGTTCCATCACCCATGCATACTGCCCTATAGGAGCATCTTCATCATGGAGAATGAGCTCTGGGTCATCACCCCCTTCATGGCCTACG GCTCAGCCAGAGACCTGATCAGCACCCACTTCACCGAGGGCATGGGTGAACTGGCTATCGCCTGCATCCTGCTGGGGCTGCTGAAGGCCCTGGACTACATTCACCACATGGGCTACGTGCACCG GAGTGTGAAGGCCAGCCATGTGCTGGTCTCTGCAGACGGGCAGGTGTTCCTGTCAGGGCTGCGCAGCATCTTCAGTCTGATCCGGCACGGCCAGCGCGTGCGCAGCGTGCACGACTTCCCACAGTACAGCGTCAAAGTGCTGCCCTGGCTCAGCCCGGAGGTGCTGCAGCag AACCTGCAGGGCTATGACTCTCGCTCAGACATCTACAGCCTGGGAATCACTGCCTGTGAGCTGGCCAACGGCCACGTGCCCTTCAAGGACATGCCGGCCACCCAG atgcTGTTGGAGAAGCTGAACGGCACGGTGCCCTGTTTGCTGGACAGCAGCACCATCCCCACAGAGGAGCTGACTCTGAAGGCCTCTCGCTCCGGGGCTGACTCAGGCATCTGTGAGGGCCCCGGGGCCAGCGGCGCCCGCCACGCCAACGgggaccccccctcctccagccaCCCCTACAACCGCACCTTCAGCCCCCACTTCCACGCCTTCGTGGAGCTCTGCCTCCAGAGGGACCCCCAGAAAAG GCCTTCTGCGAATGTCCTGCTGGGCCACTCCTTCTTCAAACAG aTTAAGCGTCGGCCGTGTGAGGCTCTGCCTGAGCTGCTGCGGCCCGTGTCCCCCATCACCAGCTTCCAGAACGCCCAGCCGCCCGACTCCCCCTCGGGGCTGGCCAGCCTGGAGTCCAGCCTGAGCCAGCTGGACATGGACGACTGGGACTTCTGA
- the LOC133113949 gene encoding STE20-related kinase adapter protein alpha-like isoform X2, with the protein MGTFLPDRSSYQLLTVIGRGLEDLMTVNLARYRPTGEHVSIRRIDLESCTNDMVNYLQGELHVSKLFHHPCILPYRSIFIMENELWVITPFMAYGSARDLISTHFTEGMGELAIACILLGLLKALDYIHHMGYVHRSVKASHVLVSADGQVFLSGLRSIFSLIRHGQRVRSVHDFPQYSVKVLPWLSPEVLQQNLQGYDSRSDIYSLGITACELANGHVPFKDMPATQMLLEKLNGTVPCLLDSSTIPTEELTLKASRSGADSGICEGPGASGARHANGDPPSSSHPYNRTFSPHFHAFVELCLQRDPQKRPSANVLLGHSFFKQIKRRPCEALPELLRPVSPITSFQNAQPPDSPSGLASLESSLSQLDMDDWDF; encoded by the exons ATGGGAACCTTCCTGCCCGACCGCTCCTCCTACCAACTCCTCACGGTCATCG gcagggggCTGGAGGACCTGATGACTGTTAACCTGGCCCGATACCGCCCCACCGGGGAGCACGTATCCATCCGCCGCATCGACCTGGAGTCCTGCACCAATGACATGGTCAACTACCTACAG GGGGAGCTCCACGTGTCCAAGCTGTTCCATCACCCATGCATACTGCCCTATAGGAGCATCTTCATCATGGAGAATGAGCTCTGGGTCATCACCCCCTTCATGGCCTACG GCTCAGCCAGAGACCTGATCAGCACCCACTTCACCGAGGGCATGGGTGAACTGGCTATCGCCTGCATCCTGCTGGGGCTGCTGAAGGCCCTGGACTACATTCACCACATGGGCTACGTGCACCG GAGTGTGAAGGCCAGCCATGTGCTGGTCTCTGCAGACGGGCAGGTGTTCCTGTCAGGGCTGCGCAGCATCTTCAGTCTGATCCGGCACGGCCAGCGCGTGCGCAGCGTGCACGACTTCCCACAGTACAGCGTCAAAGTGCTGCCCTGGCTCAGCCCGGAGGTGCTGCAGCag AACCTGCAGGGCTATGACTCTCGCTCAGACATCTACAGCCTGGGAATCACTGCCTGTGAGCTGGCCAACGGCCACGTGCCCTTCAAGGACATGCCGGCCACCCAG atgcTGTTGGAGAAGCTGAACGGCACGGTGCCCTGTTTGCTGGACAGCAGCACCATCCCCACAGAGGAGCTGACTCTGAAGGCCTCTCGCTCCGGGGCTGACTCAGGCATCTGTGAGGGCCCCGGGGCCAGCGGCGCCCGCCACGCCAACGgggaccccccctcctccagccaCCCCTACAACCGCACCTTCAGCCCCCACTTCCACGCCTTCGTGGAGCTCTGCCTCCAGAGGGACCCCCAGAAAAG GCCTTCTGCGAATGTCCTGCTGGGCCACTCCTTCTTCAAACAG aTTAAGCGTCGGCCGTGTGAGGCTCTGCCTGAGCTGCTGCGGCCCGTGTCCCCCATCACCAGCTTCCAGAACGCCCAGCCGCCCGACTCCCCCTCGGGGCTGGCCAGCCTGGAGTCCAGCCTGAGCCAGCTGGACATGGACGACTGGGACTTCTGA